The following coding sequences are from one Polyodon spathula isolate WHYD16114869_AA chromosome 7, ASM1765450v1, whole genome shotgun sequence window:
- the LOC121318894 gene encoding proteoglycan 4-like isoform X1: MATQQVNLSSQVLALRRRSLPQLRQKSLPNPEATAAPPKLVGQPPLGKEGGTLRRQPLKDRNNVQIGGLEKPCLERSASAGAPEGKLLRRQAVNTRRFSLGDGDLRQIPKHSGVEAVGMAVESVLNGLPACGEKGLERDGRSFLPMEGGVVWSPGSPASGGTGSACNCTFEKAYCDAAEMLSGLETEAPDSPPVETLQGTVVLSGYEEEEEAETSEDPPSAARIQCNDIAEQVLELEGGGTEPELHPPPILQGNEQLASCRYFSTPVAAELSKKRYLSPVLEESCSLDHRGRSPHMVPSPSKHPVQAALIEEKEEVSEKTPALFCSFFAEECVSVVNKILSNPSTPGTPWKAAQPARDGSNVDVSTIEAEPLPCDWTPMKSFIEQSCINPETSEMWGVSLLDLEKLNLQLVELNETREEGGGGREENDESKAAGSSLRDSAKPDALALLERMQALRSCSLSSQRKTCEESEKKECGNATDLLETVEEAEELSGSCSYRASGAAQESLEKKGEGASVGGNATIDLPNTMVDLNATIDLPSTTVDLKNATMELPNATTDLKNAAGMEVDPAKREADHNQTWELKPGAAGGVPEGERGATDRVAGRGPPSESTFSRSVLTSPVVSQQGQDCFLPWPADGSPDIKSSCLVTSTPLAGPNFQQGKAMKCLSFNRDSSALFSISSAEGSSSSSSISNSSSNNKPLQSNAQPSTLPTRASQSVRPSNILGQQKTLLPPSVTGLPTLSRKTLVPPSLRSTRPKTLVPPGAVQSQHASLGNPRFGLPSGPAQPGVKIQRLPRPASVKKPERGGGKNSSTAETSVFTPACNSAKPASSGLKPPAATGTKALGSSLPKPALSGTRPPHMSLQGPRVSADLKGKELRKPGSVSPRGLATNSSAIPGPSGITQKPSGPATASGVRRQSGKFRETEESSLPTAKRQKIIPGSSIPSVCRIPQKPTASASAPRGLLRPSVRQSSLVTPKRQITGPTPRPGSAKPRGTPLKQTVGPFTSANFTFEPKQQSVSPPKQTEVTVPSANLTFEPEQPDSSPAKETPDPAPSARLACEPEQPAVSPPEQTEAPASQVDLAPEPEQPARSPLKQAEGADPPSGLPGAEEPAPPLDPTQEHKRLTTSSPEQAEVQSNCPKPEPDQPAVGPLKESQGCRECERCAWYQHENRTLTETIRALRERLAKEINDC; encoded by the exons ATG GCGACTCAACAGGTCAATCTGTCTAGTCAAGTCCTGGCTTTGAGACGCCGTTCTCTCCCTCAGCTCCGACAGAAGTCCCTCCCGAATCCAGAGGCGACCGCAGCTCCCCCTAAACTGGTGGGCCAGCCCCCACTGGGGAAAGAAGGGGGGACCCTGAGACGACAGCCCCTGAAAGACAGGAATAACGTCCAGATCGGAGGTCTTGAAAAGCCCTGTTTAGAGAGGAGTGCTTCAGCAGGTGCCCCGGAGGGGAAGCTACTGAGACGGCAAGCTGTTAACACCAGGAGGTTCAGCCTGGGGGATGGGGATTTGAGACAGATACCGAAGCACAGTGGGGTGGAGGCAGTGGGAATGGCTGTTGAGAGCGTTCTGAACGGACTGCCTGCCTGCGGGGAGAAGGGTCTGGAAAGAGACGGAAGAAGTTTTCTCCCGATGGAGGGAGGGGTGGTGTGGAGTCCAGGGAGCCCTGCCTCTGGAGGAACGGGGAGCGCTTGCAATTGCACCTTTGAGAAGGCGTATTGCGacgcagcagaaatgctgtcggGCTTGGAGACGGAGGCTCCCGACAGCCCCCCTGTCGAGACGCTCCAGGGTACTGTGGTGCTGAGTGGctacgaggaggaggaggaggcagaaaCAAGCGAAGACCCTCCCAGCGCTGCCCGGATTCAGTGTAACGACATTGCTGAGCAAGTCCTTGAACTAGAAGGGGGCGGGACAGAACCTGAGCTGCACCCCCCACCTATACTCCAGGGGAATGAGCAGTTAGCCAGCTGCCGATATTTCAGCACCCCAGTAGCGGCTGAACTGTCAAAGAAGAGATATCTGAGCCCTGTCCTGGAGGAGTCTTGCTCTCTAGATCATAGGGGAAGGTCTCCACACATGGTCCCCTCCCCCAGCAAGCACCCTGTGCAAGCTGCTTTAATAGAAGAGAAGGAGGAGGTGTCAGAGAAAACGCCTGCTCTGTTTTGTAGCTTTTTCGCAGAGGAGTGTGTCTCCGTCGTAAACAAGATCCTTAGCAATCCTTCAACCCCAGGAACCCCCTGGAAAGCTGCTCAGCCAGCCAGGGATGGAAGCAACGTGGACGTTTCTACCATTGAGGCAGAACCCCTTCCTTGTGACTGGACCCCCATGAAGTCTTTCATAGAACAGTCTTGCATCAATCCCGAGACCTCTGAAATGTGGGGGGTGAGCCTCCTGGACTTGGAGAAACTTAACCTGCAGCTGGTGGAGCTGAACGAAaccagggaggagggaggaggagggcgGGAGGAGAACGACGAGAGCAAGGCTGCTGGATCCTCGCTGCGTGACTCGGCCAAGCCCGACGCCCTAGCTCTGCTGGAACGGATGCAAGCGCTGAGAAGTTGCTCTCTGTCCTCGCAAAGAAAGACTTGCGAGGAGTCTGAGAAAAAGGAGTGTGGGAATGCCACGGATCTGCTGGAAACGGTGGAGGAAGCGGAGGAGTTGTCAGGCAGCTGCTCCTACAGAGCGTCCGGCGCGGCTCAGGAAAGTCTGGAGAAAAAAGGGGAGGGCGCCAGCGTCGGAGGTAATGCCACCATCGATCTGCCCAACACCATGGTGGACCTGAATGCAACCATTGATCTTCCCAGCACCACTGTGGACCTGAAAAATGCCACCATGGAATTGCCAAATGCCACCACGGACCTGAAGAACGCAGCGGGAATGGAAGTGGATCCAGCAAAGAGGGAGGCTGACCACAACCAGACCTGGGAACTGAAGCCTGGAGCTGCAGGCGGAGTGCCTGAAGGAGAGAGGGGAGCCACGGACAGGGTGGCAGGCAGAGGGCCTCCCAGCGAGAGCACTTTCAGCCGCAGTGTCTTGACAAGCCCTGTGGTTTCCCAGCAGGGCCAGGATTGCTTCCTGCCGTGGCCTGCGGATGGCAGCCCAGATATCAAGTCCTCCTGCCTGGTCACCTCGACCCCGCTTGCTGGGCCCAATTTCCAGCAGGGCAAAGCGATGAAGTGCCTCTCCTTCAACAGAGACTCCAGTGCCTTGTTCAGCATTTCGAGCGcagagggcagcagcagcagcagcagcatcagcaacagcagcagcaacaacaagcCACTCCAATCGAACGCTCAGCCCAGCACCCTGCCAACTCGAGCCAGCCAGAGCGTCCGGCCCTCCAATATTCTGGGGCAGCAAAAGACTCTCCTGCCACCGTCGGTGACAGGGCTGCCCACTTTGTCTAGAAAGACACTGGTGCCCCCATCGCTCCGCTCCACACGCCCCAAGACACTGGTGCCTCCGGGGGCTGTGCAGTCACAACACGCCTCCCTGGGGAACCCCCGCTTTGGCCTCCCTTCCGGACCAGCCCAACCTGGTGTCAAGATTCAGAGACTCCCCAGGCCAGCATCTGTGAAGAAGCCTGAAAGAGGAGGAGGGAAGAACTCCAGCACAGCAGAG aCCTCTGTGTTCACTCCAGCGTGCAACTCCGCAAAGCCGGCTTCGAGTGGCCTCAAGCCTCCTGCAGCTACTG GTACCAAGGCGCTGGGCTCCAGCCTTCCCAAGCCAGCCCTCTCAGGGACGAGGCCCCCCCACATGTCTCTGCAGGGGCCCAGGGTGTCTGCTGACCTGAAAGGGAAGGAATTGCGAAAGCCAGGCTCAGTCAGCCCCAGAGGTCTTGCTACAAACA GTTCAGCCATTCCAGGCCCAAGTGGGATTACCCAGAAGCCCTCAGGGCCTGCAACCGCCTCTGGGGTGCGGAGACAGTCTGGGAAATTCCGAGAGACTGAGGAAAGCAGCCTTCCAACGGCAAAGAGGCAGAAAATCA TTCCAGGCTCGTCAATCCCAAGTGTCTGCAGGATTCCCCAGAAGCCCACAGCGTCTGCTTCTGCCCCAAGAGGACTGCTGAGGCCGTCTGTGAGGCAGAGCAGCCTGGTAACTCCAAAGAGGCAGATAACAG GTCCTACCCCACGACCTGGCAGTGCCAAACCAAGAGGGACTCCCCTAAAACAAACTGTGG GTCCTTTCACCTCCGCTAACTTCACATTTGAACCCAAGCAGCAATCTGTGAGCCCCCCCAAACAAACAGAGG TTACTGTCCCGTCCGCCAACCTCACATTCGAACCTGAGCAACCAGACTCCAGCCCAGCAAAAGAAACTCCGG ATCCTGCTCCATCAGCCAGGCTCGCATGTGAACCAGAGCAGCCAGCCGTGAGCCCGCCTGAACAAACTGAAG CTCCTGCTTCTCAAGTGGACCTCGCACCTGAACCGGAGCAGCCAGCTAGGAGCCCCCTGAAGCAAGCTGAGG GTGCTGACCCACCTTCCGGCCTGCCAGGAGCCGAGG AGCCTGCCCCACCTCTGGACCCCACCCAAGAACACAAGCGCCTCACCACTAGCAGCCCAGAACAAGCAGAGG TCCAATCCAACTGCCCCAAACCTGAACCCGACCAGCCAGCAGTCGGCCCCCTTAAAGAAAGTCAAG GCTGCAGAGAGTGTGAGCGGTGTGCATGGTACCAGCACGAGAATCGGACCCTGACTGAGACAATCCGAGCTCTCCGGGAGAGACTGGCCAAAG AGATTAATGACTGCTAA
- the LOC121318894 gene encoding protein bassoon-like isoform X2 — protein MATQQVNLSSQVLALRRRSLPQLRQKSLPNPEATAAPPKLVGQPPLGKEGGTLRRQPLKDRNNVQIGGLEKPCLERSASAGAPEGKLLRRQAVNTRRFSLGDGDLRQIPKHSGVEAVGMAVESVLNGLPACGEKGLERDGRSFLPMEGGVVWSPGSPASGGTGSACNCTFEKAYCDAAEMLSGLETEAPDSPPVETLQGTVVLSGYEEEEEAETSEDPPSAARIQCNDIAEQVLELEGGGTEPELHPPPILQGNEQLASCRYFSTPVAAELSKKRYLSPVLEESCSLDHRGRSPHMVPSPSKHPVQAALIEEKEEVSEKTPALFCSFFAEECVSVVNKILSNPSTPGTPWKAAQPARDGSNVDVSTIEAEPLPCDWTPMKSFIEQSCINPETSEMWGVSLLDLEKLNLQLVELNETREEGGGGREENDESKAAGSSLRDSAKPDALALLERMQALRSCSLSSQRKTCEESEKKECGNATDLLETVEEAEELSGSCSYRASGAAQESLEKKGEGASVGGNATIDLPNTMVDLNATIDLPSTTVDLKNATMELPNATTDLKNAAGMEVDPAKREADHNQTWELKPGAAGGVPEGERGATDRVAGRGPPSESTFSRSVLTSPVVSQQGQDCFLPWPADGSPDIKSSCLVTSTPLAGPNFQQGKAMKCLSFNRDSSALFSISSAEGSSSSSSISNSSSNNKPLQSNAQPSTLPTRASQSVRPSNILGQQKTLLPPSVTGLPTLSRKTLVPPSLRSTRPKTLVPPGAVQSQHASLGNPRFGLPSGPAQPGVKIQRLPRPASVKKPERGGGKNSSTAETSVFTPACNSAKPASSGLKPPAATGSAIPGPSGITQKPSGPATASGVRRQSGKFRETEESSLPTAKRQKIIPGSSIPSVCRIPQKPTASASAPRGLLRPSVRQSSLVTPKRQITGPTPRPGSAKPRGTPLKQTVGPFTSANFTFEPKQQSVSPPKQTEVTVPSANLTFEPEQPDSSPAKETPDPAPSARLACEPEQPAVSPPEQTEAPASQVDLAPEPEQPARSPLKQAEGADPPSGLPGAEEPAPPLDPTQEHKRLTTSSPEQAEVQSNCPKPEPDQPAVGPLKESQGCRECERCAWYQHENRTLTETIRALRERLAKEINDC, from the exons ATG GCGACTCAACAGGTCAATCTGTCTAGTCAAGTCCTGGCTTTGAGACGCCGTTCTCTCCCTCAGCTCCGACAGAAGTCCCTCCCGAATCCAGAGGCGACCGCAGCTCCCCCTAAACTGGTGGGCCAGCCCCCACTGGGGAAAGAAGGGGGGACCCTGAGACGACAGCCCCTGAAAGACAGGAATAACGTCCAGATCGGAGGTCTTGAAAAGCCCTGTTTAGAGAGGAGTGCTTCAGCAGGTGCCCCGGAGGGGAAGCTACTGAGACGGCAAGCTGTTAACACCAGGAGGTTCAGCCTGGGGGATGGGGATTTGAGACAGATACCGAAGCACAGTGGGGTGGAGGCAGTGGGAATGGCTGTTGAGAGCGTTCTGAACGGACTGCCTGCCTGCGGGGAGAAGGGTCTGGAAAGAGACGGAAGAAGTTTTCTCCCGATGGAGGGAGGGGTGGTGTGGAGTCCAGGGAGCCCTGCCTCTGGAGGAACGGGGAGCGCTTGCAATTGCACCTTTGAGAAGGCGTATTGCGacgcagcagaaatgctgtcggGCTTGGAGACGGAGGCTCCCGACAGCCCCCCTGTCGAGACGCTCCAGGGTACTGTGGTGCTGAGTGGctacgaggaggaggaggaggcagaaaCAAGCGAAGACCCTCCCAGCGCTGCCCGGATTCAGTGTAACGACATTGCTGAGCAAGTCCTTGAACTAGAAGGGGGCGGGACAGAACCTGAGCTGCACCCCCCACCTATACTCCAGGGGAATGAGCAGTTAGCCAGCTGCCGATATTTCAGCACCCCAGTAGCGGCTGAACTGTCAAAGAAGAGATATCTGAGCCCTGTCCTGGAGGAGTCTTGCTCTCTAGATCATAGGGGAAGGTCTCCACACATGGTCCCCTCCCCCAGCAAGCACCCTGTGCAAGCTGCTTTAATAGAAGAGAAGGAGGAGGTGTCAGAGAAAACGCCTGCTCTGTTTTGTAGCTTTTTCGCAGAGGAGTGTGTCTCCGTCGTAAACAAGATCCTTAGCAATCCTTCAACCCCAGGAACCCCCTGGAAAGCTGCTCAGCCAGCCAGGGATGGAAGCAACGTGGACGTTTCTACCATTGAGGCAGAACCCCTTCCTTGTGACTGGACCCCCATGAAGTCTTTCATAGAACAGTCTTGCATCAATCCCGAGACCTCTGAAATGTGGGGGGTGAGCCTCCTGGACTTGGAGAAACTTAACCTGCAGCTGGTGGAGCTGAACGAAaccagggaggagggaggaggagggcgGGAGGAGAACGACGAGAGCAAGGCTGCTGGATCCTCGCTGCGTGACTCGGCCAAGCCCGACGCCCTAGCTCTGCTGGAACGGATGCAAGCGCTGAGAAGTTGCTCTCTGTCCTCGCAAAGAAAGACTTGCGAGGAGTCTGAGAAAAAGGAGTGTGGGAATGCCACGGATCTGCTGGAAACGGTGGAGGAAGCGGAGGAGTTGTCAGGCAGCTGCTCCTACAGAGCGTCCGGCGCGGCTCAGGAAAGTCTGGAGAAAAAAGGGGAGGGCGCCAGCGTCGGAGGTAATGCCACCATCGATCTGCCCAACACCATGGTGGACCTGAATGCAACCATTGATCTTCCCAGCACCACTGTGGACCTGAAAAATGCCACCATGGAATTGCCAAATGCCACCACGGACCTGAAGAACGCAGCGGGAATGGAAGTGGATCCAGCAAAGAGGGAGGCTGACCACAACCAGACCTGGGAACTGAAGCCTGGAGCTGCAGGCGGAGTGCCTGAAGGAGAGAGGGGAGCCACGGACAGGGTGGCAGGCAGAGGGCCTCCCAGCGAGAGCACTTTCAGCCGCAGTGTCTTGACAAGCCCTGTGGTTTCCCAGCAGGGCCAGGATTGCTTCCTGCCGTGGCCTGCGGATGGCAGCCCAGATATCAAGTCCTCCTGCCTGGTCACCTCGACCCCGCTTGCTGGGCCCAATTTCCAGCAGGGCAAAGCGATGAAGTGCCTCTCCTTCAACAGAGACTCCAGTGCCTTGTTCAGCATTTCGAGCGcagagggcagcagcagcagcagcagcatcagcaacagcagcagcaacaacaagcCACTCCAATCGAACGCTCAGCCCAGCACCCTGCCAACTCGAGCCAGCCAGAGCGTCCGGCCCTCCAATATTCTGGGGCAGCAAAAGACTCTCCTGCCACCGTCGGTGACAGGGCTGCCCACTTTGTCTAGAAAGACACTGGTGCCCCCATCGCTCCGCTCCACACGCCCCAAGACACTGGTGCCTCCGGGGGCTGTGCAGTCACAACACGCCTCCCTGGGGAACCCCCGCTTTGGCCTCCCTTCCGGACCAGCCCAACCTGGTGTCAAGATTCAGAGACTCCCCAGGCCAGCATCTGTGAAGAAGCCTGAAAGAGGAGGAGGGAAGAACTCCAGCACAGCAGAG aCCTCTGTGTTCACTCCAGCGTGCAACTCCGCAAAGCCGGCTTCGAGTGGCCTCAAGCCTCCTGCAGCTACTG GTTCAGCCATTCCAGGCCCAAGTGGGATTACCCAGAAGCCCTCAGGGCCTGCAACCGCCTCTGGGGTGCGGAGACAGTCTGGGAAATTCCGAGAGACTGAGGAAAGCAGCCTTCCAACGGCAAAGAGGCAGAAAATCA TTCCAGGCTCGTCAATCCCAAGTGTCTGCAGGATTCCCCAGAAGCCCACAGCGTCTGCTTCTGCCCCAAGAGGACTGCTGAGGCCGTCTGTGAGGCAGAGCAGCCTGGTAACTCCAAAGAGGCAGATAACAG GTCCTACCCCACGACCTGGCAGTGCCAAACCAAGAGGGACTCCCCTAAAACAAACTGTGG GTCCTTTCACCTCCGCTAACTTCACATTTGAACCCAAGCAGCAATCTGTGAGCCCCCCCAAACAAACAGAGG TTACTGTCCCGTCCGCCAACCTCACATTCGAACCTGAGCAACCAGACTCCAGCCCAGCAAAAGAAACTCCGG ATCCTGCTCCATCAGCCAGGCTCGCATGTGAACCAGAGCAGCCAGCCGTGAGCCCGCCTGAACAAACTGAAG CTCCTGCTTCTCAAGTGGACCTCGCACCTGAACCGGAGCAGCCAGCTAGGAGCCCCCTGAAGCAAGCTGAGG GTGCTGACCCACCTTCCGGCCTGCCAGGAGCCGAGG AGCCTGCCCCACCTCTGGACCCCACCCAAGAACACAAGCGCCTCACCACTAGCAGCCCAGAACAAGCAGAGG TCCAATCCAACTGCCCCAAACCTGAACCCGACCAGCCAGCAGTCGGCCCCCTTAAAGAAAGTCAAG GCTGCAGAGAGTGTGAGCGGTGTGCATGGTACCAGCACGAGAATCGGACCCTGACTGAGACAATCCGAGCTCTCCGGGAGAGACTGGCCAAAG AGATTAATGACTGCTAA
- the LOC121318894 gene encoding uncharacterized protein LOC121318894 isoform X3 — MATQQVNLSSQVLALRRRSLPQLRQKSLPNPEATAAPPKLVGQPPLGKEGGTLRRQPLKDRNNVQIGGLEKPCLERSASAGAPEGKLLRRQAVNTRRFSLGDGDLRQIPKHSGVEAVGMAVESVLNGLPACGEKGLERDGRSFLPMEGGVVWSPGSPASGGTGSACNCTFEKAYCDAAEMLSGLETEAPDSPPVETLQGTVVLSGYEEEEEAETSEDPPSAARIQCNDIAEQVLELEGGGTEPELHPPPILQGNEQLASCRYFSTPVAAELSKKRYLSPVLEESCSLDHRGRSPHMVPSPSKHPVQAALIEEKEEVSEKTPALFCSFFAEECVSVVNKILSNPSTPGTPWKAAQPARDGSNVDVSTIEAEPLPCDWTPMKSFIEQSCINPETSEMWGVSLLDLEKLNLQLVELNETREEGGGGREENDESKAAGSSLRDSAKPDALALLERMQALRSCSLSSQRKTCEESEKKECGNATDLLETVEEAEELSGSCSYRASGAAQESLEKKGEGASVGGNATIDLPNTMVDLNATIDLPSTTVDLKNATMELPNATTDLKNAAGMEVDPAKREADHNQTWELKPGAAGGVPEGERGATDRVAGRGPPSESTFSRSVLTSPVVSQQGQDCFLPWPADGSPDIKSSCLVTSTPLAGPNFQQGKAMKCLSFNRDSSALFSISSAEGSSSSSSISNSSSNNKPLQSNAQPSTLPTRASQSVRPSNILGQQKTLLPPSVTGLPTLSRKTLVPPSLRSTRPKTLVPPGAVQSQHASLGNPRFGLPSGPAQPGVKIQRLPRPASVKKPERGGGKNSSTAETSVFTPACNSAKPASSGLKPPAATGTKALGSSLPKPALSGTRPPHMSLQGPRVSADLKGKELRKPGSVSPRGLATNSSAIPGPSGITQKPSGPATASGVRRQSGKFRETEESSLPTAKRQKIIPGSSIPSVCRIPQKPTASASAPRGLLRPSVRQSSLVTPKRQITGPTPRPGSAKPRGTPLKQTVLSPPLTSHLNPSSNL; from the exons ATG GCGACTCAACAGGTCAATCTGTCTAGTCAAGTCCTGGCTTTGAGACGCCGTTCTCTCCCTCAGCTCCGACAGAAGTCCCTCCCGAATCCAGAGGCGACCGCAGCTCCCCCTAAACTGGTGGGCCAGCCCCCACTGGGGAAAGAAGGGGGGACCCTGAGACGACAGCCCCTGAAAGACAGGAATAACGTCCAGATCGGAGGTCTTGAAAAGCCCTGTTTAGAGAGGAGTGCTTCAGCAGGTGCCCCGGAGGGGAAGCTACTGAGACGGCAAGCTGTTAACACCAGGAGGTTCAGCCTGGGGGATGGGGATTTGAGACAGATACCGAAGCACAGTGGGGTGGAGGCAGTGGGAATGGCTGTTGAGAGCGTTCTGAACGGACTGCCTGCCTGCGGGGAGAAGGGTCTGGAAAGAGACGGAAGAAGTTTTCTCCCGATGGAGGGAGGGGTGGTGTGGAGTCCAGGGAGCCCTGCCTCTGGAGGAACGGGGAGCGCTTGCAATTGCACCTTTGAGAAGGCGTATTGCGacgcagcagaaatgctgtcggGCTTGGAGACGGAGGCTCCCGACAGCCCCCCTGTCGAGACGCTCCAGGGTACTGTGGTGCTGAGTGGctacgaggaggaggaggaggcagaaaCAAGCGAAGACCCTCCCAGCGCTGCCCGGATTCAGTGTAACGACATTGCTGAGCAAGTCCTTGAACTAGAAGGGGGCGGGACAGAACCTGAGCTGCACCCCCCACCTATACTCCAGGGGAATGAGCAGTTAGCCAGCTGCCGATATTTCAGCACCCCAGTAGCGGCTGAACTGTCAAAGAAGAGATATCTGAGCCCTGTCCTGGAGGAGTCTTGCTCTCTAGATCATAGGGGAAGGTCTCCACACATGGTCCCCTCCCCCAGCAAGCACCCTGTGCAAGCTGCTTTAATAGAAGAGAAGGAGGAGGTGTCAGAGAAAACGCCTGCTCTGTTTTGTAGCTTTTTCGCAGAGGAGTGTGTCTCCGTCGTAAACAAGATCCTTAGCAATCCTTCAACCCCAGGAACCCCCTGGAAAGCTGCTCAGCCAGCCAGGGATGGAAGCAACGTGGACGTTTCTACCATTGAGGCAGAACCCCTTCCTTGTGACTGGACCCCCATGAAGTCTTTCATAGAACAGTCTTGCATCAATCCCGAGACCTCTGAAATGTGGGGGGTGAGCCTCCTGGACTTGGAGAAACTTAACCTGCAGCTGGTGGAGCTGAACGAAaccagggaggagggaggaggagggcgGGAGGAGAACGACGAGAGCAAGGCTGCTGGATCCTCGCTGCGTGACTCGGCCAAGCCCGACGCCCTAGCTCTGCTGGAACGGATGCAAGCGCTGAGAAGTTGCTCTCTGTCCTCGCAAAGAAAGACTTGCGAGGAGTCTGAGAAAAAGGAGTGTGGGAATGCCACGGATCTGCTGGAAACGGTGGAGGAAGCGGAGGAGTTGTCAGGCAGCTGCTCCTACAGAGCGTCCGGCGCGGCTCAGGAAAGTCTGGAGAAAAAAGGGGAGGGCGCCAGCGTCGGAGGTAATGCCACCATCGATCTGCCCAACACCATGGTGGACCTGAATGCAACCATTGATCTTCCCAGCACCACTGTGGACCTGAAAAATGCCACCATGGAATTGCCAAATGCCACCACGGACCTGAAGAACGCAGCGGGAATGGAAGTGGATCCAGCAAAGAGGGAGGCTGACCACAACCAGACCTGGGAACTGAAGCCTGGAGCTGCAGGCGGAGTGCCTGAAGGAGAGAGGGGAGCCACGGACAGGGTGGCAGGCAGAGGGCCTCCCAGCGAGAGCACTTTCAGCCGCAGTGTCTTGACAAGCCCTGTGGTTTCCCAGCAGGGCCAGGATTGCTTCCTGCCGTGGCCTGCGGATGGCAGCCCAGATATCAAGTCCTCCTGCCTGGTCACCTCGACCCCGCTTGCTGGGCCCAATTTCCAGCAGGGCAAAGCGATGAAGTGCCTCTCCTTCAACAGAGACTCCAGTGCCTTGTTCAGCATTTCGAGCGcagagggcagcagcagcagcagcagcatcagcaacagcagcagcaacaacaagcCACTCCAATCGAACGCTCAGCCCAGCACCCTGCCAACTCGAGCCAGCCAGAGCGTCCGGCCCTCCAATATTCTGGGGCAGCAAAAGACTCTCCTGCCACCGTCGGTGACAGGGCTGCCCACTTTGTCTAGAAAGACACTGGTGCCCCCATCGCTCCGCTCCACACGCCCCAAGACACTGGTGCCTCCGGGGGCTGTGCAGTCACAACACGCCTCCCTGGGGAACCCCCGCTTTGGCCTCCCTTCCGGACCAGCCCAACCTGGTGTCAAGATTCAGAGACTCCCCAGGCCAGCATCTGTGAAGAAGCCTGAAAGAGGAGGAGGGAAGAACTCCAGCACAGCAGAG aCCTCTGTGTTCACTCCAGCGTGCAACTCCGCAAAGCCGGCTTCGAGTGGCCTCAAGCCTCCTGCAGCTACTG GTACCAAGGCGCTGGGCTCCAGCCTTCCCAAGCCAGCCCTCTCAGGGACGAGGCCCCCCCACATGTCTCTGCAGGGGCCCAGGGTGTCTGCTGACCTGAAAGGGAAGGAATTGCGAAAGCCAGGCTCAGTCAGCCCCAGAGGTCTTGCTACAAACA GTTCAGCCATTCCAGGCCCAAGTGGGATTACCCAGAAGCCCTCAGGGCCTGCAACCGCCTCTGGGGTGCGGAGACAGTCTGGGAAATTCCGAGAGACTGAGGAAAGCAGCCTTCCAACGGCAAAGAGGCAGAAAATCA TTCCAGGCTCGTCAATCCCAAGTGTCTGCAGGATTCCCCAGAAGCCCACAGCGTCTGCTTCTGCCCCAAGAGGACTGCTGAGGCCGTCTGTGAGGCAGAGCAGCCTGGTAACTCCAAAGAGGCAGATAACAG GTCCTACCCCACGACCTGGCAGTGCCAAACCAAGAGGGACTCCCCTAAAACAAACT GTCCTTTCACCTCCGCTAACTTCACATTTGAACCCAAGCAGCAATCTGTGA